The Candidatus Anaeroferrophillus wilburensis genomic interval AATGCCCGGGTTTCCCTGAGCAGCCGGATCCCGGTTGTCGCCCGCTCATGGGTCAGAATATGATGAAATTCGCTGCCGATCCGCTCCCCGGCAGTCTGCAGCAACCCTTGCCGGCCGTTGCGCATCTGCTCAATGGTTGCCGGGTCAATGCAGTAGTCCAGGCCCAGGGAGAAACGCACCGCCCGCAGAATCCGCAGGGGGTCATTGTCAAGGCTTGATTCATGAACCGCGATGATCTTCTTGGCGGCCAGCGCCTGCAAGCCGGCATGGGGATCGTGAAAATGGTCGTCGTGGATGCCGTAGGCCATGGCATTGATGGTAAAGTCGCGCCGCCGGAGGTCTTCGGTAATCGATCTGCCCTCCATGGGGGTCAGGTCAAAGGTCACCCCCCGGCTGACCAGGCGTCTGGTAATCCGCTCATCTTTGCCCAGGGTAAAAAAGTGACTGTCCATGATCGTCGCAAGATGATCTTCCCAGATTGCCAATTCCTGCGGCCGGCAAACAAGATCAACATCGGCCAGTTGTCGCTCCAGGATGAGGTTGCGAACCGTGCCGCCGACAATGAACAGGGGTAGACAATGGCGGTGGGCAACCTCCATCAGCCGTGTCCAGCCGGGGAGGCGGCTGCCAAGATGGGCTTGCAGGGCATCTGCGTCGAAGATGTACGGTGTGTCAATCATCAGTTCATAGGGGGGTTGGGATTGAGGTGCAATGAGCTTCCTGAATGATTGGCAAAGGGTGGCTTACGGTGCCAGGTGAAGGAAATTATCCAGGATCTGCATGCCGGCTTTGGTCAGGATCGATTCCGGGTGAAACTGAATGCCCCAGACCGGCAGCTCCCGGTGTCTGACACCCATGATTTCCTGATCATCTGTTGCCCATGCGGTTATCTCCAGGCAGGATGGCAGCGAATGCCGCTCAATGACCAGGGAGTGGTAGCGGGTGGCCTCAAAAGGGTTGTCGATGCCGGCAAACAGCTCCTTGCCATGGTGGCCGATCAACGAGGTTTTGCCATGCATCACGCGGCCGGCCCGGACAACATGGCCGCCAAAAGCCGCGCCGATTGCCTGGTGCCCCAGGCAGATGCCGAGAATGGGAATTTTGCCGGCCAAGGCGGTGATGGCGGCGACGGAGATCCCTGCTTCCTTCGGAGTGCAGGGTCCGGGAGAGATGACCAGGCGGTCCGGCTGCAGTTCAAGCAGCCGGGCAACGGTCAGCTCATCGTTGCGGTAGACAGTGACCTGCTGCCCAAGGATTCCCAGGTACTGGACGATATTATAGGTAAAGGAATCGTAATTGTCGATCATCAACAGCATGGTATCTCATATCCTGGCATACTGACGCCACGTCAACGCTGAACTGACGAAGCGCCAGAGAAGAATTTTGTTTGATGCCGAAACCGTTGAGAACCGGCTGCTGCTTTGGGCGGATTCCCAGGCTCAACGCGTGGATGATATCCCCATAGTTCCTAATGGTAGATATGGCTGCGGGTCAATGGCAGGTCATTAACCAATCCCCGGGTAAAAGTCAACTGGTAAAGGTTGAGGTTGCCATGGAGAAAATTGACCGAACTGCCGTTGAGATACAGCCGCCAGCAGCGGATAAACTGCTCCACCGCATCGGGGTCTTCCTTGAACAGGGCGCGGATCGGCTGGAGTTTGCTCTCAAAGCGTTTGATCCAGTGCTCAAGGGTGAGATGGTAATGACGGCGCAGATTCTCCACCTCAAGGATGTCCAGATCTGCAGTTCCCATGAAACGGCAGATATCATACA includes:
- a CDS encoding aminodeoxychorismate/anthranilate synthase component II, whose product is MLLMIDNYDSFTYNIVQYLGILGQQVTVYRNDELTVARLLELQPDRLVISPGPCTPKEAGISVAAITALAGKIPILGICLGHQAIGAAFGGHVVRAGRVMHGKTSLIGHHGKELFAGIDNPFEATRYHSLVIERHSLPSCLEITAWATDDQEIMGVRHRELPVWGIQFHPESILTKAGMQILDNFLHLAP